A window from Borrelia sp. P9F1 encodes these proteins:
- a CDS encoding PTS transporter subunit EIIC: MKLQEIIESSLLPIAGKIASNKYLIAIRDGFVFSMPFLIVESFVLLLVNLPFTDPDNFLYQQWYVDLMTRYKENIVQPFYVSMGIMAIFVVFGIGYSLYL, from the coding sequence ATGAAATTACAAGAAATCATCGAATCAAGTTTACTTCCCATTGCCGGTAAGATAGCTTCAAACAAATATTTAATTGCTATTAGAGATGGGTTTGTTTTTTCAATGCCTTTCTTAATAGTGGAATCTTTTGTTCTTCTGCTAGTTAATTTGCCATTTACGGATCCTGATAATTTTTTATATCAACAGTGGTATGTTGATTTGATGACAAGATACAAGGAAAACATTGTTCAGCCTTTCTACGTAAGTATGGGTATTATGGCTATTTTTGTAGTCTTTGGTATTGGATATAGCTTGTATTTGTAG
- a CDS encoding PTS lactose/cellobiose transporter subunit IIA produces MNKKEYTIEELIDEISMPVVAYAGEAKSFLREALTHAKVGDYEKSRRIIEESRTSIAKAHEAHRDVIQYSITNPDSVETPFILIHAEDHLMSAISELSIFEELIQVYKIINEIKK; encoded by the coding sequence ATGAATAAAAAAGAATATACTATTGAGGAACTAATAGATGAGATAAGCATGCCCGTTGTGGCTTATGCTGGGGAGGCTAAGAGTTTTTTAAGAGAAGCCTTAACACATGCAAAAGTTGGAGATTATGAAAAGTCTAGAAGAATTATCGAAGAAAGCCGAACTTCTATTGCAAAGGCACACGAAGCACACAGAGATGTCATACAATATTCAATAACAAATCCCGATTCTGTTGAAACACCATTTATTTTAATTCATGCAGAAGATCATTTGATGTCTGCAATTTCAGAATTAAGTATTTTTGAAGAGTTAATACAAGTTTATAAAATAATTAATGAGATAAAGAAATAG
- a CDS encoding PTS sugar transporter subunit IIB: MNILLVCSAGMSTSMLVQKMEEYARKHNMDVRIEASSESKFNEVIDNFDVVLLAPQVRFSKGRLEDIARPKDIPVESIDTIDYGTMNGANVLNLAFNAVARKQDLIKRQGLKDI, from the coding sequence ATGAACATATTGCTTGTATGTAGTGCAGGAATGTCTACAAGTATGTTAGTACAAAAAATGGAAGAATATGCTAGAAAGCATAACATGGATGTACGTATTGAAGCTTCATCGGAATCAAAATTTAATGAAGTAATTGATAATTTTGATGTTGTTTTACTGGCACCACAAGTGAGATTTAGTAAAGGAAGGTTGGAGGATATTGCAAGGCCAAAGGATATTCCTGTTGAATCAATAGATACAATTGATTATGGAACGATGAATGGGGCTAACGTATTAAATCTTGCTTTTAATGCAGTAGCCAGAAAGCAAGATTTAATTAAGCGCCAGGGTTTAAAGGACATTTAA
- a CDS encoding DUF871 domain-containing protein: MKEIGISIYPNVSSKNRIIEYLEKSASLGFRRVFTFFIYTDGDEFSTFKEILDIANKLGMKPIVDVAPSIFRKLDIDFTDLRNCLKLDYFKQLGAWAIRLDSSLTGIEESLMTFNDSNLKIELNISSINEHINTIMFFKPNKDNLLGCHNFYPHKYTGLSRDFFRTKTEAFKRNSIPTSAFISSVKAEECSRGIEKDGAPTLEEHRNKDIELQTKDLFKEGMDAVIISNCFPDDLELEKMARVNRCLLELKANLNPKISPIEREIILDVLHFNRGDITPYRIRSTMPRVYYKDINFTPHSPDEIKRGDILIDSSQYLGYGWELQIALKNTPNNGLVDVVGRIHEEELYLLDEIRAWEKFKIIEMNKKDIYQNSL; encoded by the coding sequence ATGAAAGAAATAGGAATATCAATATACCCTAATGTAAGCTCTAAAAATAGAATTATTGAATACTTAGAAAAAAGTGCATCTCTTGGGTTTAGGAGAGTATTTACATTTTTTATTTATACCGATGGCGATGAGTTTAGCACTTTTAAAGAAATTCTTGATATTGCAAATAAATTGGGAATGAAACCAATAGTGGATGTAGCACCTTCCATTTTCAGAAAGTTGGATATTGATTTTACAGACCTTAGAAATTGTTTAAAGCTTGATTATTTCAAGCAACTTGGAGCTTGGGCTATTAGACTTGATTCTTCACTTACAGGAATTGAGGAGTCATTAATGACCTTTAATGATTCTAACTTGAAAATAGAATTAAATATAAGTAGCATCAATGAACATATAAATACAATAATGTTTTTCAAGCCAAACAAAGATAATTTACTAGGATGTCATAATTTTTATCCACATAAATACACAGGTCTTTCAAGGGATTTTTTCAGGACAAAGACAGAAGCTTTTAAACGAAATTCAATACCAACATCCGCATTTATTAGTTCAGTAAAAGCAGAAGAATGTTCAAGGGGAATAGAAAAAGATGGAGCACCTACACTAGAGGAACATAGAAATAAGGATATTGAACTTCAAACTAAAGATCTTTTCAAAGAAGGAATGGACGCAGTCATTATTTCAAATTGTTTTCCAGATGATTTGGAGCTAGAAAAGATGGCTAGAGTAAATAGATGTTTGTTAGAATTGAAGGCTAATTTAAATCCCAAAATCAGCCCCATAGAAAGGGAGATAATTTTAGATGTATTGCATTTCAATAGAGGAGATATTACTCCTTACAGGATTCGGTCAACCATGCCAAGGGTATATTACAAAGATATAAATTTCACACCACACTCTCCCGATGAAATAAAACGAGGAGATATATTAATAGATTCTTCACAGTATTTAGGGTATGGTTGGGAACTTCAAATAGCCCTTAAGAACACTCCTAATAATGGACTTGTTGATGTGGTTGGCAGAATACACGAGGAGGAATTATATCTTCTTGATGAGATAAGAGCTTGGGAAAAATTCAAAATCATAGAAATGAATAAAAAAGATATTTACCAAAACTCTCTATAA